The DNA window ACTTAATtacagtgcttgagtaaatatacttatatattCCACCAATGCAAATAGACTTTTTCTCACGTGATGCAGTGTGCAGCGGTCAAAACCCAGTTGGGAGCAATAAGAGTTCCTCCACAAGTGGGGAAGAAGGACTCCAAAGAAACCTGCCATGGCCAGCTGTATGGACGTGCTTCTTCCCCATTCACCACACGGCTGGTGTTGGGCTGGTAGCTGGGTACACCACACCCAGACACTTTAAcacagggagagacagaagaagTAACATTCATATCATCATATTTACTTTGTTAATAAACCCCTAACAGTAAAATAATGTGGTCGATGTGAACTCACCAGTTGTAACAACAAGGAGGAAGACAAGCACCAGTTCCATCTCTTATTCATCCAAAAGAACTGCTTTATCATGCAGAGCTATTTATGGGCAGCAGTCCAGACGACACCAGACACAGCCTGGGAGTTTTCCTTATGTATTCCAGGTGCCAAAACCACTTTCAGATAAAGGCTGAATCAGACGTATGTGCACATTGAAACATCCCAATAGCTATGGAAAAGTTTTTAATTCTTGCACAGGGAGTAACAGCACCAAGTAAGAgagaatattaaataaatgtgcaaTTTAAGATGGGCATAAGGCAATATGGTTTTTCCTGATCGACTTTTTGCTGGATCTCAGGTAAATTAAGGAAAGGAGGAATGTCATGTATCACTCAAAATCCATAAATATTTGgaaacagcttttaaaaaagaaaaacacaaaaaaatgagattgacaaataataaaaaaataatgaatattttaaaaaagacattttctaaACGGATCTAAAGATCTTAAAATTGTGCAAGAGCTCTTaaaaatttgatatttttaaggtGTTTGAAGTACTAAAATTAtgaattgattatcaaaatatttgTCAAATATTGAATGTGTAAAATTATATGAAAAGTAATACAATCTTATATTATgcaaaatttaattaattcccttgttcattttaatgcctgatacaactaaaggtgcatttatttggacaaatataatgacaacaacaaaaagctcacaagagtttaatttaagagctgatatctagccagtttccatgtttttttaaataatgattttggttattatcaagaaaaacatggaaaatggctagatattagctcttaaacttttatgagttatttttgttgttatcattatattattatattatatttgtccaaacaaatgtgcctttagttgtaccaggtattaaaatgaacaagaaatttaagaaaacaagggtggtctgatattttttccatgactgtagataaaaTAATTCCCACTCCTCCCAAAGGGTGTCGCTGTGAACACCGGTATCTACTTCACCTCCGCTTCCGCAGAAGAAGAAATTGTAGTGTAAAGATGGCGCTACCCCGTGGTTTACTCATGCGGCTCACAGCGCTGCGTAATGTTGCCAAAAGTATACCTACAGGAGGCAAAACAGCGTCCAACTGGGGCAGAGACATGCGGTGGTACCATACAAAAGCACGAAGTGACCAGGACCTCGGGACATCATATGTCGAGGCCAAAGGAGGTGAGTCAACAGTTAGCAGTTAGCCGCATTAGCTAACCGGTGACAGATTACAGCAGCGACGTACCTCAAGGACATCCATCGTGTTATTACAAAACATCCATGCTTGTATTTCTGGGTCTTTTCCTTTCAGTCTACCCGAGCTTAAAGTGTAAATGAAACATCGTTGACCTTGCAGTGTGTGTGacccttgtttttttactgtttaggTAACTTGAGCCTCAACCTCTTGAACGAGTTTCCAGATCCTAAAGGTCTCTTGAATAACATCATCACCCGATCACTGGGGGTCTGCGACCTGTCCCAGCTGGTCCAGTACAGCTACACGGAGACTGCGGGTGTCAAGGTCAGAACTAAAGTCGTAGCGAGATGAAGGTTTATGGGTACATCATGCCCATCGAGAGTAATGGCTGCCATAGTTAAAGGAAtagttaagattttttttaagtggggttgtatgaggtacttatggTCTGAGTGTTACCTATAGTAGATGGTGGTCTGCAAGCCCCCACTTTGTGCcactaaagaaaagaaaaatgcatttaagcCACCTACGCAGGGgcaactgaagctgttatttaTCCTGTCCTTAAAGCTACTGGActtcattgacaaaaaatgGTAATTTTAACTCCATTGAAGTGGAAATTCACACAACCATCCAGACAACCTAAATCACATAGGCAGTGGTAAATCAGCGGATCATAAACTGGGGGTTGGGGTGTGActactgactatggataagcaGCTCATATAACCCCTATTTAAATCTGAACTCACCCTCTTACGTTTTGTATTGTATCTTTGTGTCCGTAGAAAGCCACTGTCACAGTAATGTGGCCCTGCAAGATTGAAGAGGAGGGTTTTGCCTCCAAGAAGGTCGATGCAGAACGActggctgcagctgctgtttgtcTGAAGCTCAGAGTAAGTTGCATTAAACTCAGACTTTAAAGTAGACACACGTATTGTCTTCCTACTGTGTTGTGATTTTTGCTCCTTCTGTCTGTTCTTCCACTCTTTTTGTCTGCAGGAAATGGGTGTCATTGGTCCAAATAATCAGCTCCCCAAGAGAGCGGATGAACAAAATCAATTTCTGCCTTCCGAAGAACAGCACTCCGACATCTCTGAAGCCCTTTCCCTGTTTCCATACCCTAAGTCTCTCCTTGTCAGGGTCCTCCAGGTGGCCACATCATCCAACAGAGTCGAGGTTGGTAGCTCTTTATTCTCTACACAGTGAAAGAGAAGCATAACTCCTCATGTATTCTAAACTTTCTGTTAATCTCTGTCTTTGCAGGAGAAGATGAAGTTCAGAGTATCAGGAAAGAAGCTGAAGACGTGTGAGCTGACGATGCAATGGCCAGAGACGATGACGTTCTCTGCTACAGCGAGAAAGAAACCGGCCGCAATGAAGGGAGCTGCAGCTCTTGCTTGCATGAAGCTAAAGGTATAGCTTTTATTAATACTATTACTTTCATTTTAGAGGTAGTGTgttaaaaaatgcaacatgtcacCTGGTGCAGGAACTGAAGCTGCTGGATAAAAATAACCAACCGCTGACTCACGCCATGTACCATAAAGAGAAGGTGAGGGAGGCTGGGGAGCAAGCTAGACGCCCCCTGCCCCTGAAAGTCCCAGAATACCTGGAGGAGCACATGAGAAGATACCTCGAACAGGTCAGTCTTCATCTCATGTGAGAAAGAGTTCTGTGGATTTTGGCGTctattaacacttttttttttttttaacttgacttctctacaattctacaatgtcatttagcagacgcttttatccaaagtgacgtacaaatgagagtaatacaacacaagcaagaaaCCTCTCTGTATAAAATAACCttttgtgacctctaggataatcgcAGCCTCATGAAtctttacaaccacaaattaGAAATGTAGTCCATTCAATCCCTGGGGAAAAAGAACAATTCTTACAGAAATCCTCAAGGTTatattgtcttaatgtggtatttttcctggatttctgaccatttttggcaattctcaagtggcaaatttgcaccaaatctgtgtaagaaatctgcaaaaattgctgcaacaaataAGAGTAAGGCATAAATGAGTAGGGGAACAGCTTCATTAACTTCAGTTGTAATGAAAAGGGGccgaaccaaaatacaaaatcatTTCGTTACCgattaatgaccaaaaaaaacgatgatgtacaccacttttatgtggcatttattgtttaCCAGCTATTTCTGCCAAAAAGTCCCCATGGTGGGTCTCTTAAAGGTTAATATGGTTTTAACAAGGACATAATGTCATCAATCATCAGGATTTGCTGATGTTCTTGTGGCTGAATGGGAGCAAATCCCTTCAGTCAGGTTCCGAAATGTTGTAGAAAGCCTTTATTTGAAAATTGCAGAGCCTGTTATAGCAGCATGTGAATGCCCATGCTTTTGGTTCAAAAGTTCTTAATTCACATGCGCAAACTTTTGGCTGTGTGGTGGTGATGAATTAATGTTTTGCCTCATCTTTCCAAAGTACCCAGTGGCAACAGTAGTGCAGAAGCTTTGGGAAGAGGAAGAGGCGAGAGCACAGCAGGCAAaccaggaggatgaggaggacgaAGAGGACTTGATGGACGCCATCACAGGCAGGCGATACAGGCCACTGTCTGAAAATGAAGCCCAGCAGCTCAACGCCTACCTGAAGAAGGAATGGGAGAAGGCGAACCCCAGGCTGAGTGTGGAGCTCCCAGTCGATGCCCACCGTCAGCGCGTGATCTCTGCAGTGCGGTCGTCTAGAGTGGTCGTGATCGATGGTGAAACAGGATGTGGGAAAACAACACGGATCCCTCGATTCCTGCTGGAGGAGAGTGTGATAGGCGGCGAGGGGGCCGGATGCAACATCTTGGTGACCCAGCCGCGTCGGATCAGCGCCGTGTCCGTGGCTCATCGCGTTGCCCAAGAACTGGGTCCAGCACTAAAATGCTCTGTGGGATATCAGGTAGATAAAAGTTTATAAGACACTGttatattttgtcagttttattgCAATAATCAGTTGTAGCCTGTAAAGGGCacttctgttctattctattctatggatggatggatggatatactTTTGAGTAACTTTTCTTAACTGGAATGTTTTGATAAATTAATAGTCAGAACATTATGATTTGAAACAtgaaattgttcattttaacccaGGTCCTTAACCAGTTTTCTGTGAAATATAAGGTCATTGGTATTGTGCTGATTAGGCAAGCACTCacaaactaataaaatatacaatttgtaaatcaaattatttggtaagaaataaagtggatttttatttcatttttttattcatctatCTTAATTGAGCTCTGTTAAATGCAACCTCTGAAATGATTTGTTGTCTGTTATTTTATTGGACTTCTAATAACTTGGTTAGTGTTAAAGGTAGTGCCTTTAATGATTTCAAGGTGTGTAATATAAATTTGACTAGTAGAGATTGTTCCTTTCTTTATTatgctattgttttttttggctaTTCAAATTGGTGACAAAATCAGAGTATTTTGGAGGTTTTGTACAAGACATAAGTCATTACTTCTGTGTGTAGGTGAGACTTGAGAGCCGTCCACCAGAGCAGAGCGGAGGAGCTTTACTCTTCCTCACGGTGGGCGTCCTGCTGAGGAAGCTGCAGTCGAACCCGTCCCTGAAGGGAATCAGCCACGTGGTGGTGGACGAGGTTCATGAAAGGGACATTAACACGGACCTGCTGCTGGCTCTGCTGCGCTCCTGCCTAAAGGAGAACCCCGACCTACGAGTGGTGCTCATGAGCGCTACTGGGGACAAGCAGAAACTGTCGGAGTACTTCGGGGGCTGCCCAATTGTCAAAGTGCCTGGATTCATGCACCCAGTGAAGGACAAATACCTGGTGGATGTGCTGAAAGAGATGGGACGCTCACCATTTGTCCGACAGAAGGACGAGCAGGTGAGGCTCGAGTCTGTAACAAGctgcaaataaataattttttcttGTCCTGTGTctaacaaatgtgtattttatcttgttgaagagagaaagagacgatGTTGCACCAGATGTAGATTTAGTAGCTGATGTAATCCAGCACATTGACAAATATGGAGAGCCAGGTAACTAACAGACTCACCTTTTTTTAGTATTCTTCTACAGCAGTTTTTAAGCTAATGGCCCTGAATCCCATTTGTCAAAAATCCTTTCGCCTCATGCTCCAGGTGCAGTTCTGTGTTTCCTCCCTGGATGGCAGGACATCAAAGCTGTTCAAGAGAAACTGGAGCAGAGGAGCCACTTTTCCTCAGGCTCACACATAATTGTGCCGTGTAAGAGAGTACAGCTAAATTGGCAAACACTAGTCTTTCATCCTTTCATTCCAGAaggaataaataatttattttcctttttttttctttagtgcATTCTAGTTTATCAGTAACAGACCAGCAGGCAGTGTTCCAGCGCCCCCAAGAGGGTCGGAGGAAGATTGTACTCGCCACTAACATTGCTGAGACCTCGATCACCATAGATGACATCACCCATGTGGTGGACACAGGAACTCACAAAGAACACAATTATGACCCACGGACCAAGGTTAGAATCAAAGAATCCGTTTCATCAATAACCATTTCAGATCTGCAAAAACTAAGCTTGCAATTTGTTTTTTGAGAGAATAATTCAGTcaatttcaatgtttttctAGGTCTCCTGTCTGGACACGGTCTGGATATCTCGTTctaatgtcactca is part of the Centropristis striata isolate RG_2023a ecotype Rhode Island chromosome 11, C.striata_1.0, whole genome shotgun sequence genome and encodes:
- the dhx30 gene encoding ATP-dependent RNA helicase DHX30 is translated as MALPRGLLMRLTALRNVAKSIPTGGKTASNWGRDMRWYHTKARSDQDLGTSYVEAKGGNLSLNLLNEFPDPKGLLNNIITRSLGVCDLSQLVQYSYTETAGVKKATVTVMWPCKIEEEGFASKKVDAERLAAAAVCLKLREMGVIGPNNQLPKRADEQNQFLPSEEQHSDISEALSLFPYPKSLLVRVLQVATSSNRVEEKMKFRVSGKKLKTCELTMQWPETMTFSATARKKPAAMKGAAALACMKLKELKLLDKNNQPLTHAMYHKEKVREAGEQARRPLPLKVPEYLEEHMRRYLEQYPVATVVQKLWEEEEARAQQANQEDEEDEEDLMDAITGRRYRPLSENEAQQLNAYLKKEWEKANPRLSVELPVDAHRQRVISAVRSSRVVVIDGETGCGKTTRIPRFLLEESVIGGEGAGCNILVTQPRRISAVSVAHRVAQELGPALKCSVGYQVRLESRPPEQSGGALLFLTVGVLLRKLQSNPSLKGISHVVVDEVHERDINTDLLLALLRSCLKENPDLRVVLMSATGDKQKLSEYFGGCPIVKVPGFMHPVKDKYLVDVLKEMGRSPFVRQKDEQRERDDVAPDVDLVADVIQHIDKYGEPGAVLCFLPGWQDIKAVQEKLEQRSHFSSGSHIIVPLHSSLSVTDQQAVFQRPQEGRRKIVLATNIAETSITIDDITHVVDTGTHKEHNYDPRTKVSCLDTVWISRSNVTQRKGRAGRCQPGQSYHLFPREQLDSMPHFPIPEILRTPLENLVLQAKIYSPNSKAVDFLSQVLDSPQGEAVRNAVKNLQEIGVLDKTETLTPLGERVACMSCDPRLGKVLVLSAMFRCVLPMLSVAASLTRDPFHNSMQNRAVVNKAKETLGGESYSDYLVFSRAVLGWRKAQYEGDREDRDGFLYDHSLSWLGLRFINGLISQFSENLREAQLVHHANECQRHTSIYNEHSKQDELLKAVLLAGLYPNLIQVKKGAVIKGRFRANNLVFRTLSGPVHLHRSTVNSGKKKLPSPWLTFYAAVQSSGVVFIRDSSSVHPLALLLLTDGDITERVTGDRVEVSFPGNPLVRCELPVDTWELLWEIRSSIQTMLYRNLNNPSNAATHAVQDGKLIKLIVELLNNTDPNPWAKNHVSDSDSEVD